The Coffea arabica cultivar ET-39 chromosome 2c, Coffea Arabica ET-39 HiFi, whole genome shotgun sequence genome includes the window tttttttccaaattctctctatccaaacaaactcacaaTTTCCCACAACTCTTCATTCATGGAAACAATCCAACACCAAAATACAAAATGTCTGAATCTAATGCAGAGTTAATACATCACTATTATTAATGCTAGATCATGAAGGATGTCCGACCAAAGGAAGCATAAAGCATCACAAATGCTATGGCCCATGTTCATGAAGGATGTCGAACCAAAGGAAGCACTAAGCATCATTAATGCCATGGCCCATGGTAAGCTAAAGCTTGTTAACTTGATACCCCTGTTATTATCTTTCCTGATTTTTTCTGAGGTAGTGTCGTTCTGGTagtcttttttttgttttgtcttttccTTCCCTATCGGTGCTTGTGTGAGTTTTTCTCCAGTTGGTAGACGTTAAGCTCTTGTCTCTTGTGAGGTGGAAGGGTTATACTCGTTGGAACCTCTATCAGTATCTATGGAGGGTGAGTTGACCGAGTTGTTACAGAAATTTTCTTTAGCCGGAAATGAGCTCTCTGGAGCTATGTTGAATCTAGAGGATCTAAACAGTGGAGTTAGAGAATGCGAAGGAAGTTTGATAGGTAGGATTATGAGGGAAAAAGTTGCTAACTTTATAGGGGTAAAGAATTTTGTTGTCGCTGCTTGGAGTTACCCCAAAAACTTGACAGTTATGGAACTAGGGCCCAATTTATACCTATTTAACGTTCCTAATCtggaagagaaagaaaggatTGTGGAAGGGGGTCCGTGAGTGATAGATAAGCAAGTGATGGTTTTTAGGAGGTGGTCAGAAGGGATTGAAAAAAATTATGGAGATTTTGCTACAGCACCATTGTGGGTGCAACTATGGAACTTGCCTGTGCATTGGCTAACTAAAGAGATGGGTAGGAAGATTGGAGCAGTGTTTAAGGAAGTGAAAGAGGTTATTATCCCTCAATCTGGGGGAAAGGAGGGTAGACATCTCAAAATTCTGGTCCTTGTAGACCTATCAGTACCTCTACTTAGAGGCACAGTGGT containing:
- the LOC113723921 gene encoding uncharacterized protein, producing MVFRRWSEGIEKNYGDFATAPLWVQLWNLPVHWLTKEMGRKIGAVFKEVKEVIIPQSGGKEGRHLKILVLVDLSVPLLRGTVVQTAGTFKWVVFKYKRCPDFCYNCGVVGHSERSCKEQRVTMAKLSENQNGPWIRAGSTRSPSKERLLRTELNKDKRYWKF